The DNA segment ATCGATACTTACTGTCGATGCATACCACACGCTGGCCTCGCGCGTTGCAGTGGAAAAAAAACACTATCACAGTGCTAGCTCCCTAAATACCTTGGCGCTTAAAACCCCCGAATTGAACGATCAATGGCGCGACCGCTTAGCATGGGCCGGTGGGATCTACGAATATCTTTCAGGAAACTACGTAGCGGCCCTAAACCACTGGAAGAAAGTGCAAGAGTCCACGGCAGATGAGAGCCAAAGAATCGCATCCATGTTCTGGCGGAGTCGTTGTCATGAAAAGCTGGGGCAGATCGACGAGGCCGGGCTGGAGTTAGCTAATATGATCGGAAGGGCACCTCTCAGCTACTACAGTGTCATCGCTTCTGGAGAGTCAGGTATTTTGCCACCAACCGAATGGAAAAAAGCTATTGGCCACATGCCACAACTAACAGATCGGATCAGCGAAACCCAAGACTTCGGTTTATCTGAGTTACGTCTCCAGCCTAAATTGGGCCAGTTATTTATGCGAGCCGAACTTCTTCTGGCCGCTGACATTCAATCCCTTGGCCGCGTTGCTGTGGCCGAACTAGAAACTGAAATGAATAGCCGATTATCCCCCAAAAAACACCTTAGCGCCTTCGTTTACCTAAGTAGACTTCAGTTTAAAGCTGGGGCTCACCTTGCTGCCATCGGACTCACGGGTAAATTGGCAAAGTTGGACCAGGACTTTTGGCAGGCCTGGCCAGAGCAGATCCTTATCTACTTCCCTCAGCCATACCTTTCTCTTTACCAAGAGCAGGCTCTTGCACTGCAGGTGCCAACATCACTCCTTTTGGCCATTTCCCGCCAGGAAAGCGGCTTCACTCCTGACATTCGCAGTTCTGCTAATGCAATCGGCATCATGCAACTGATCCCATCAACTGCCAAAAAGTATGCTGCCGAAATCGGTCTCACTCCTAATCAAGGTATTGAGGAGCAATTGCTCGATCCAACAATCAATATTCGTCTGGGCAGTCATTATCTACGGTTGCTAACTGCAACTTACGATGGCTTCCCGCCGGCCGTTTATGGCAGCTATAATGCTGGTGAGTTTGCCATGGATGCCTGGCTGAAACGGCGCCATCATCCCGACCCACTTATGTTTGTGGAGCTAGTACCTTTTGGCGAGACTCGCGAATATATTAAAAATGTCTGGCGGAATGCTGTCGTATACGACTATTTGATCAGCCAGGGGATCGGCCCAGTAGACCCAGGTTTTGATTTCGGATTTGCTGGCTAAGGCGGCGCATGATAAAAAGGTGAGTAACTGTTTGTACTAGAGGGGCTTATATGTCGTTAACACCGCAACGTGATCCGCTAAAAGAGGCAGCTGGTTGGATTAGTCTGGCGGTCGTAATGGTGGTTTTTCCCGCCCTGTTTTATCTCTGTGTGTTTTTTCCGATTTGGGTTGGCTGGACCCCCCGTTGGTAAGCTGAAGCGCAAGGCTGTCTTTGCCCAGGCGCCGCTATAGAGACCCCTCCCGACCAAGATCGAGTTGAGTGGTCAAGCCTACGTGTTGTACACGTGAGGTAGCCGATCTATTCGGACGCAACATTTGGAGCAAACGCGCGTGTCACAAACTTTCACTGAAACTGCCCCTAAGGCAACCTCTTCAGGTTGGCAAAGCTACCTTCCGTTAACTAAGCCGACAATATCACTGTTAGTGGTTGTCACAATGTTACCTACAATGCTGCTTGCTGCCCAGGTGACTCTGAGCCCGACTTTGATGGTTGCTGCCATTATTGGGACTTTTCTATCGTCCGCGTCTGCTTCAGTGTTTAACCACTTACTGGATGCTGACCTTGACGTGGTCATGAATAGAACTCGTGGACGCCCAGTTCCGTCTGGCCAGGTTTCAGCAATGAAAGGCTTCATTTTCGGAGGCATTTTAGCTGCTATCTCCATGATAGTTCTCTACAAGTGGACTACCCCAGCAGCAGCTTATATCGCTCTCGCGGCTAATGTATTTTACGTACTTATATATACCCTGTGTTTAAAGCGATATACTGATCAAAACATCGTGATAGGTGGGGCGGCTGGAGCCGTCGGCCCTCTGATTGGATGGGCCTCAGTTCACGGCAGTTTGGGCTGGCAAGCGTGGGTGCTGTTTGGGATCATTTTTCTTTGGACACCCCCACACTTTTGGGCGCTAGCGATCAAGTACCAGAAAGACTACGCGGCTGCTAACGTACCCATGCTGCCCGTTACACGTGGAGAAGCGAACACACGCAAGCAAATACTGCTCTACACTTTGACTCTGCTCCCTGCAGTTGGTTCCCTATTTGTCTTTGGTGCCGTCGGGTATCTCTTTCTGATCATCGCTGGGGCGGCCACTATTTATTTCTGCTGGCAAGCATGGGCGTTATTCGCATCCAAAAGCAACGCACTTGCGATGCCACTTTTCCATTATTCGTGCCTGTATCTCTTTGCCGTATTTGGTGCCCTGGCCATCGATAGGTTGACGGTCGGTATATTATGACCAAATTAACCCATACTAAGTGGCGACGGATCTTTCTCGGGCCATCCGCAAGCTACCACAATCATTACCGTAACTGGCTATATCTGGGCTTCATCATACTGATTTTAATAATAGCTTTAGTAAATCCTAGTTTTTTCCGATAACTATGTGTACGGATCGGTAGGGTATCGAAAGCTCAGGATTTGAGCGTCGAAGGTTAGTATGCTCGAAAAGATTAAAGAAATTATAGAAAACGAAATAAATCCGCAGCTCCAGCTTCACGCCGGCGGCTGCGAGCTCATTGATGTCGATGACGGTGTCGTCACCCTGCGCATGTACGGCGGATGTTCGGGATGTCCGTCCAGTACCATCACCCTTTTCAATGGTATCGTACCGATACTTAAGGAGCATTTCCCTGACATCAAGGATGTGCTGCTAGCCTAAAGTAACACCTCTTTTTACCGATAACTGATCAAATGCGATCGTTTCGGTAGAGGGGATGTTTATGATTGGGCAGAGGTTTGTGTACGCAGCTATTCTCCTGTGTACGGCTCTTAATGCTCTAGCAGCACCCGCAGCGCCTACATCAACTGCCAAGCCCGACTTTTTCTTCACCTACCCTCAACCACCACGCATGAAGCCGCGAGACAAAATGTTGGTGGCTCCAGGATACGCCCTCCCACCGGAGCACGAGCGCTATGTATGGAAAACTACTGGCAAGAACCCTCAGGGCAAGGTCCGCTACACTGGATCGGTGCCTGTCTACTATATAGATCCATATAAACGAGTCCCAATTGGAGAAATCCCGATAGGGACTGAAGTCAACCTCGATACTGTGACACATTTTCGTGGGGTCATGCACTTTCGCGTGCCATTTGTCTCGCCACAGCTAGATAAAGTTTTAAGGGTTG comes from the Deltaproteobacteria bacterium genome and includes:
- a CDS encoding lytic transglycosylase domain-containing protein encodes the protein MAHAYKRCLFVILLAIAMAACAGSEADLSSEQVVSRPKRKKGRPSKPRVISANQLAALDAAIDEHDHTANYVKDIRVIVKATELEKAGNFDGASKAWFEALTLSHGSFGKLSLQGWIRTYAESAGKSTDIDVFSKLLMTETQNGKLSPYMTESGLSRDEQLRPIIRQVASKWISSGHHANDAQSPDFLPPTGIPATDPLLTKLVVKYCRKSTLDDPSWSTWQHSLSASWQDYWSALVNYQCGNNSTATISILKELYPRLAEQPETQGMAVEIAGRMISLQRSVGQRVDAAETYLDLVKLWGNPGVTGKAMGTDPVSLVLRRIDETLWAARYRALVGDLENAKTFARDALVLAKRTAKSQSLSLRKAQNEQLSILTVDAYHTLASRVAVEKKHYHSASSLNTLALKTPELNDQWRDRLAWAGGIYEYLSGNYVAALNHWKKVQESTADESQRIASMFWRSRCHEKLGQIDEAGLELANMIGRAPLSYYSVIASGESGILPPTEWKKAIGHMPQLTDRISETQDFGLSELRLQPKLGQLFMRAELLLAADIQSLGRVAVAELETEMNSRLSPKKHLSAFVYLSRLQFKAGAHLAAIGLTGKLAKLDQDFWQAWPEQILIYFPQPYLSLYQEQALALQVPTSLLLAISRQESGFTPDIRSSANAIGIMQLIPSTAKKYAAEIGLTPNQGIEEQLLDPTINIRLGSHYLRLLTATYDGFPPAVYGSYNAGEFAMDAWLKRRHHPDPLMFVELVPFGETREYIKNVWRNAVVYDYLISQGIGPVDPGFDFGFAG
- a CDS encoding protoheme IX farnesyltransferase, producing MRTQHLEQTRVSQTFTETAPKATSSGWQSYLPLTKPTISLLVVVTMLPTMLLAAQVTLSPTLMVAAIIGTFLSSASASVFNHLLDADLDVVMNRTRGRPVPSGQVSAMKGFIFGGILAAISMIVLYKWTTPAAAYIALAANVFYVLIYTLCLKRYTDQNIVIGGAAGAVGPLIGWASVHGSLGWQAWVLFGIIFLWTPPHFWALAIKYQKDYAAANVPMLPVTRGEANTRKQILLYTLTLLPAVGSLFVFGAVGYLFLIIAGAATIYFCWQAWALFASKSNALAMPLFHYSCLYLFAVFGALAIDRLTVGIL
- a CDS encoding NifU family protein, coding for MLEKIKEIIENEINPQLQLHAGGCELIDVDDGVVTLRMYGGCSGCPSSTITLFNGIVPILKEHFPDIKDVLLA